Proteins from a single region of Punica granatum isolate Tunisia-2019 chromosome 8, ASM765513v2, whole genome shotgun sequence:
- the LOC116187973 gene encoding TMV resistance protein N-like has translation MAPKRKRTSGTTYQVFLSFRGPDTRQGFTDVLYWALTEAGIRVFRDNEDIRDGEDIGEEILTAIEESRIFVPIFSTNYASSKWCLIELAKMFKSKEASIGKKTILPIFYDVGVDDVMLKTKLYTRALSKHRKNFSTDIVHQWKEALRDAGKIKGWELKDTGYGEFARSFARVVSMKLKVKHKCVTDYLVQRDDQVEALMELLDIESSDVRFVGIHGMGGIGKTTLAKLVFNKLCDRFDSCSFLADVRESSRQHKGIELLQKKLLGDLGLRLGEIMDVDDGIIRMRERLAHKKVLIVLDDVDHSNQIQNLAGDASWFGSGSRILITTRDQSVLEIRRQRVHILEVEKMNPEEALRLFSLHAFDKDSPPNRYLTLTQKAVASSGRLPLALKLIGLLLRDKRRKEWVDTIKRLERILHPDVQQILAVV, from the exons ATGGCTCCGAAAAGGAAGAGAACATCAGGAACAACCTACCAGGTCTTCCTGAGCTTCAGAGGACCCGACACCCGTCAGGGTTTCACTGATGTCCTGTATTGGGCTCTCACAGAGGCAGGAATTCGTGTCTTCAGAGACAATGAGGATATACGGGATGGCGAGGATATTGGTGAAGAAATCCTGACGGCCATCGAGGAATCCAGGATCTTCGTGCCAATCTTCTCCACCAACTATGCTTCCAGTAAGTGGTGCCTGATCGAACTCGCCAAGATGTTCAAGTCCAAGGAGGCATCGATTGGGAAGAAGACCATTCTGCCCATTTTCTATGACGTGGGAGTCGATGATGTCATGCTTAAGACAAAGTTGTACACTAGAGCCCTGTCGAAACACAGGAAGAATTTCAGTACCGACATAGTGCACCAGTGGAAGGAGGCTCTTCGAGACGCTGGAAAAATCAAGGGATGGGAACTGAAGGATACAGG CTATGGAGAATTTGCTAGGTCCTTTGCCAGAGTGGTTTCCATGAAGTTGAAGGTGAAACATAAATGTGTGACGGACTATCTAGTTCAAAGGGATGATCAAGTGGAAGCTCTCATGGAGCTTTTAGATATTGAATCATCTGACGTACGTTTTGTTGGGATCCATGGGATGGGCGGTATTGGGAAAACTACTCTAGCCAAGCTTGTCTTCAATAAGCTCTGCGATCGTTTTGATAGTTGTAGCTTCCTTGCTGATGTTCGAGAATCAAGCCGGCAGCATAAGGGTATTGAACTTTTGCAGAAAAAACTGTTGGGCGATCTTGGTCTCCGATTAGGGGAAATTATGGATGTGGATGATGGGATCATAAGGATGAGAGAAAGACTTGCCCATAAGAAAGTTCTAATTGTTCTTGATGATGTAGATCACAGTAATCAGATCCAGAATCTAGCAGGGGATGCTAGTTGGTTCGGTTCTGGAAGCAGAATTCTTATCACTACTCGGGACCAGAGTGTTCTAGAGATCAGACGGCAGAGAGTTCACATTTTGGAAGTGGAGAAAATGAATCCTGAAGAAGCTCTTCGACTTTTCAGCTTGCATGCCTTTGACAAGGACTCCCCTCCGAACCGCTACCTCACACTCACACAGAAGGCTGTTGCAAGTAGCGGCCGACTTCCTTTGGCTTTGAAGCTCATAGGTTTGCTTCTTCGGGACAAGCGTCGTAAAGAATGGGTTGACACAATCAAGAGGTTGGAGAGGATACTTCACCCAGATGTCCAACAAATCCTTGCTGTTGTTTGA
- the LOC116187980 gene encoding superoxide dismutase [Mn], mitochondrial-like isoform X1, which translates to MNFVYVIEMYLENKFLSPGHVNHSIFWKNLAPVREGGGEPLKGSLGWAIDTHFGSLEALAQKMSAEGAALQGSGWVWLGVDKELKKLVVETTANQDPLVTKGPSLVPLIGIDVWEHAYYLQYKNVRPDYLKNIWKVINWKYASEVFEKECPLRLDALPGASCPL; encoded by the exons ATGAATTTCGTATATGTTATTGAGATgtatttggaaaataaattctTATCCCCAGGTCATGTCAACCACTCAATCTTCTGGAAGAACCTGGCTCCTGTTCGT GAAGGAGGTGGTGAACCACTGAAAGGTTCTCTAGGTTGGGCCATTGATACACATTTTGGCTCCTTGGAGGCATTGGCTcaaaaaatgagcgcagaaggTGCAGCTTTGCAGGGCTCTGGGTGGGTG TGGCTTGGCGTCGATAAAGAATTGAAGAAACTGGTTGTTGAAACCACTGCCAATCAG GACCCACTAGTGACAAAAGGACCAAGTTTGGTTCCTTTAATTGGAATAGATGTCTGGGAACATGCGTACTATCTGCAG TACAAGAATGTGAGGCCCGATTATCTGAAGAACATATGGAAGGTCATCAACTGGAAGTATGCCAGTGAAGTGTTCGAGAAAGAATGCCCCTTGAGACTCGACGCATTACCTGGAGCTTCTTGCCCATTGTAA
- the LOC116187970 gene encoding TMV resistance protein N-like isoform X3 produces MGQGYGEFARSFAREVSMKLKVKHKCVTDYLVQRDDQVEGLMELLDIESTEVRFVGIHGMGGIGKTTLAKLVFNKLLGRFEKCSFLADVRSKGIELLQKQLLDNLGLGSGEIMDVDDGIIRMRERLAHKKVLIVLDDVDHRNQIQKLAGDASWFGSGSRILITTRDQRVVQRFHILEVEEMKPEEALRLFSMHAFEKDSPPNGDYLRLAKEAIKSSGRLPLALEVIGSFLRDKRPKEWVDTINRLERVPHPDVQEKLKISYDALDDRTKQIFLDIACFFIDHDKRYPSYMWEACDFEPKMELKVFVHLSMVKIIKYFGMKKLWMHDQLWDLGRKIITNESLKDIVRRSRLWRPEDALKVLQQDEDKPNIEMLRVRSFDYSEDAGDGYILTQKELSSLRSLRYLECSGANFSGRLEHLLPKLMWLSWRRCPEKFMGTGLCLGNLVILDLSCSSISETWGGWNQIGTGNSLKVLDLRNCHCLTKTPDLSKYSTLERLILCQCTNLVEIHPSIGKLRCLKELDLEFCFSLEGLPEELCCPELIDIDTAKLPQRIGRLGKLEILNLYKCRSLEEISDSLGNLRSLSDLDMLGTRITELPDTIGNLKKLARLDLSETRITELPDSIGNLKKLRVIKMAGIEIKELPSSIGMLKRLEVLDAERCESLAKIPSTIGGLTCLRVLNLKETSVCRLPPKLPTSLIELHVSSISLPRLYPSGQIRPSKLRGVAKLHKIADLTLDIHMMKLPR; encoded by the exons ATGGGTCAAG GCTATGGAGAATTTGCTAGGTCCTTTGCCAGAGAGGTTTCCATGAAGTTGAAGGTGAAGCATAAATGTGTGACGGACTATCTAGTCCAAAGGGATGATCAAGTGGAAGGTCTCATGGAGCTTTTAGATATTGAATCAACTGAAGTACGTTTTGTTGGGATCCATGGGATGGGCGGGATTGGAAAAACTACTCTAGCCAAGCTTGTCTTCAATAAGCTCTTGGGTCGTTTTGAGAAGTGTAGCTTCCTTGCTGATGTTCGAAGTAAGGGTATTGAACTTTTGCAGAAACAACTGCTGGACAATCTTGGTCTCGGATCAGGGGAAATTATGGATGTGGATGATGGGATCATAAGGATGAGAGAAAGACTTGCCCATAAGAAAGTTCTAATTGTTCTTGATGATGTAGATCACAGGAATCAGATACAGAAGCTAGCGGGGGATGCTAGTTGGTTCGGTTCTGGAAGCAGAATTCTTATCACTACCCGGGACCAGCGTGTTGTACAGAGATTTCACATTTTGGAAGTGGAGGAAATGAAACCTGAAGAAGCTCTTCGACTTTTCAGCATGCATGCCTTTGAAAAGGACTCCCCTCCGAACGGTGACTACCTCAGACTCGCAAAGGAGGCTATTAAAAGTAGCGGCCGACTTCCTTTGGCTTTGGAGGTCATAGGTTCATTTCTTCGGGACAAGCGTCCTAAAGAATGGGTTGACACAATCAACAGGTTGGAGAGGGTACCTCACCCAGATGTCCAAGAAAAGCTAAAGATTAGCTATGACGCTTTAGATGATAGGACAAAACAGATATTTCTCGACATTGCGTGTTTTTTCATCGACCATGACAAAAGATATCCGAGTTACATGTGGGAAGCTTGTGATTTCGAACCAAAGATGGAGCTGAAAGTGTTCGTCCACCTGTCCATggtaaaaatcataaaatacttcggaatgaaaaaattatggaTGCACGATCAGCTGTGGGACCTCGGAAGGAAAATCATCACTAATGAGAGTCTCAAGGACATTGTAAGGCGCAGCAGATTATGGAGGCCCGAGGATGCTTTAAAAGTGCTCCAGCAAGACGAG GACAAACCAAACATTGAGATGCTGCGCGTTCGCTCTTTTGATTACTCAGAAGATGCGGGAGATGGATACATCTTAACGCAGAAAGAACTTTCAAGTCTCCGAAGCTTGAGATATCTGGAATGCTCTGGAGCAAACTTTTCAGGACGCCTGGAGCATCTTCTGCCGAAGCTAATGTGGCTTTCTTGGCGACGTTGTCCTGAGAAATTCATGGGAACTGGTTTATGCTTGGGGAATCTTGTCATTCTTGACCTCTCGTGCAGTTCTATAAGCGAAACTTGGGGTGGATGGAACCAGATTGGG ACGGGAAACAGCTTGAAAGTTCTCGACCTTCGCAATTGCCATTGCTTGACAAAAACGCCCGATTTGTCTAAGTATTCGACTCTAGAGAGGTTGATTCTTTGCCAATGCACGAACCTGGTTGAAATACATCCATCGATCGGTAAGTTGAGATGCCTAAAAGAATTGGATCTCGAGTTTTGCTTTTCTCTGGAAGGCTTGCCCGAAGAATTGTGTTGTCCAGAATTAATTG ATATAGACACTGCCAAATTACCTCAGAGAATTGGACGACTAGGGAAGCTTGAGATcctcaatttatataaatgtAGATCGCTGGAGGAAATTTCAGATTCACTGGGGAATCTAAGATCACTATCTGATTTGGATATGTTAGGGACACGAATTACTGAACTACCTGATACTATTGGGAATCTAAAGAAGCTGGCTAGGCTGGATCTATCGGAGACACGAATTACTGAACTACCTGATTCTATTGGGAATCTAAAGAAGTTGAGAGTGATCAAGATGGCAGGAATTGAGATTAAGGAGTTGCCGTCCTCCATCGGGATGCTGAAGAGGCTTGAAGTGCTGGATGCTGAGCGGTGTGAATCACTCGCAAAGATTCCATCAACAATCGGGGGGCTCACCTGCTTGAGGGTCTTGAATTTAAAAGAAACCAGTGTCTGTCGATTGCCGCCAAAGCTTCCCACCAGTTTGATCGAACTACATGTCTCATCAATTTCACTGCCAAGATTGTATCCATCAGGCCAAATACGACCTTCCAAGTTGAGGGGGGTCGCGAAGCTTCACAAAATAGCGGATTTGACATTGG ATATCCACATGATGAAGCTGCCGCGGTAG
- the LOC116187970 gene encoding TMV resistance protein N-like isoform X1: MSAGPIIDKRTKFGSFNWNRCLGTRVLSAAGKIKGWELMGQGYGEFARSFAREVSMKLKVKHKCVTDYLVQRDDQVEGLMELLDIESTEVRFVGIHGMGGIGKTTLAKLVFNKLLGRFEKCSFLADVRSKGIELLQKQLLDNLGLGSGEIMDVDDGIIRMRERLAHKKVLIVLDDVDHRNQIQKLAGDASWFGSGSRILITTRDQRVVQRFHILEVEEMKPEEALRLFSMHAFEKDSPPNGDYLRLAKEAIKSSGRLPLALEVIGSFLRDKRPKEWVDTINRLERVPHPDVQEKLKISYDALDDRTKQIFLDIACFFIDHDKRYPSYMWEACDFEPKMELKVFVHLSMVKIIKYFGMKKLWMHDQLWDLGRKIITNESLKDIVRRSRLWRPEDALKVLQQDEDKPNIEMLRVRSFDYSEDAGDGYILTQKELSSLRSLRYLECSGANFSGRLEHLLPKLMWLSWRRCPEKFMGTGLCLGNLVILDLSCSSISETWGGWNQIGTGNSLKVLDLRNCHCLTKTPDLSKYSTLERLILCQCTNLVEIHPSIGKLRCLKELDLEFCFSLEGLPEELCCPELIDIDTAKLPQRIGRLGKLEILNLYKCRSLEEISDSLGNLRSLSDLDMLGTRITELPDTIGNLKKLARLDLSETRITELPDSIGNLKKLRVIKMAGIEIKELPSSIGMLKRLEVLDAERCESLAKIPSTIGGLTCLRVLNLKETSVCRLPPKLPTSLIELHVSSISLPRLYPSGQIRPSKLRGVAKLHKIADLTLDIHMMKLPR, translated from the exons ATGTCTGCAGGACCCATTATTGACAAAAGAACCAAGTTTGGTTCCTTTAATTGGAATAGATGTCTGGGAACACGCGTGCTATCTGCAG CTGGAAAAATCAAGGGATGGGAACTGATGGGTCAAGG CTATGGAGAATTTGCTAGGTCCTTTGCCAGAGAGGTTTCCATGAAGTTGAAGGTGAAGCATAAATGTGTGACGGACTATCTAGTCCAAAGGGATGATCAAGTGGAAGGTCTCATGGAGCTTTTAGATATTGAATCAACTGAAGTACGTTTTGTTGGGATCCATGGGATGGGCGGGATTGGAAAAACTACTCTAGCCAAGCTTGTCTTCAATAAGCTCTTGGGTCGTTTTGAGAAGTGTAGCTTCCTTGCTGATGTTCGAAGTAAGGGTATTGAACTTTTGCAGAAACAACTGCTGGACAATCTTGGTCTCGGATCAGGGGAAATTATGGATGTGGATGATGGGATCATAAGGATGAGAGAAAGACTTGCCCATAAGAAAGTTCTAATTGTTCTTGATGATGTAGATCACAGGAATCAGATACAGAAGCTAGCGGGGGATGCTAGTTGGTTCGGTTCTGGAAGCAGAATTCTTATCACTACCCGGGACCAGCGTGTTGTACAGAGATTTCACATTTTGGAAGTGGAGGAAATGAAACCTGAAGAAGCTCTTCGACTTTTCAGCATGCATGCCTTTGAAAAGGACTCCCCTCCGAACGGTGACTACCTCAGACTCGCAAAGGAGGCTATTAAAAGTAGCGGCCGACTTCCTTTGGCTTTGGAGGTCATAGGTTCATTTCTTCGGGACAAGCGTCCTAAAGAATGGGTTGACACAATCAACAGGTTGGAGAGGGTACCTCACCCAGATGTCCAAGAAAAGCTAAAGATTAGCTATGACGCTTTAGATGATAGGACAAAACAGATATTTCTCGACATTGCGTGTTTTTTCATCGACCATGACAAAAGATATCCGAGTTACATGTGGGAAGCTTGTGATTTCGAACCAAAGATGGAGCTGAAAGTGTTCGTCCACCTGTCCATggtaaaaatcataaaatacttcggaatgaaaaaattatggaTGCACGATCAGCTGTGGGACCTCGGAAGGAAAATCATCACTAATGAGAGTCTCAAGGACATTGTAAGGCGCAGCAGATTATGGAGGCCCGAGGATGCTTTAAAAGTGCTCCAGCAAGACGAG GACAAACCAAACATTGAGATGCTGCGCGTTCGCTCTTTTGATTACTCAGAAGATGCGGGAGATGGATACATCTTAACGCAGAAAGAACTTTCAAGTCTCCGAAGCTTGAGATATCTGGAATGCTCTGGAGCAAACTTTTCAGGACGCCTGGAGCATCTTCTGCCGAAGCTAATGTGGCTTTCTTGGCGACGTTGTCCTGAGAAATTCATGGGAACTGGTTTATGCTTGGGGAATCTTGTCATTCTTGACCTCTCGTGCAGTTCTATAAGCGAAACTTGGGGTGGATGGAACCAGATTGGG ACGGGAAACAGCTTGAAAGTTCTCGACCTTCGCAATTGCCATTGCTTGACAAAAACGCCCGATTTGTCTAAGTATTCGACTCTAGAGAGGTTGATTCTTTGCCAATGCACGAACCTGGTTGAAATACATCCATCGATCGGTAAGTTGAGATGCCTAAAAGAATTGGATCTCGAGTTTTGCTTTTCTCTGGAAGGCTTGCCCGAAGAATTGTGTTGTCCAGAATTAATTG ATATAGACACTGCCAAATTACCTCAGAGAATTGGACGACTAGGGAAGCTTGAGATcctcaatttatataaatgtAGATCGCTGGAGGAAATTTCAGATTCACTGGGGAATCTAAGATCACTATCTGATTTGGATATGTTAGGGACACGAATTACTGAACTACCTGATACTATTGGGAATCTAAAGAAGCTGGCTAGGCTGGATCTATCGGAGACACGAATTACTGAACTACCTGATTCTATTGGGAATCTAAAGAAGTTGAGAGTGATCAAGATGGCAGGAATTGAGATTAAGGAGTTGCCGTCCTCCATCGGGATGCTGAAGAGGCTTGAAGTGCTGGATGCTGAGCGGTGTGAATCACTCGCAAAGATTCCATCAACAATCGGGGGGCTCACCTGCTTGAGGGTCTTGAATTTAAAAGAAACCAGTGTCTGTCGATTGCCGCCAAAGCTTCCCACCAGTTTGATCGAACTACATGTCTCATCAATTTCACTGCCAAGATTGTATCCATCAGGCCAAATACGACCTTCCAAGTTGAGGGGGGTCGCGAAGCTTCACAAAATAGCGGATTTGACATTGG ATATCCACATGATGAAGCTGCCGCGGTAG
- the LOC116187970 gene encoding TMV resistance protein N-like isoform X4, whose protein sequence is MSAGPIIDKRTKFGSFNWNRCLGTRVLSAAGKIKGWELMGQGYGEFARSFAREVSMKLKVKHKCVTDYLVQRDDQVEGLMELLDIESTEVRFVGIHGMGGIGKTTLAKLVFNKLLGRFEKCSFLADVRSKGIELLQKQLLDNLGLGSGEIMDVDDGIIRMRERLAHKKVLIVLDDVDHRNQIQKLAGDASWFGSGSRILITTRDQRVVQRFHILEVEEMKPEEALRLFSMHAFEKDSPPNGDYLRLAKEAIKSSGRLPLALEVIGSFLRDKRPKEWVDTINRLERVPHPDVQEKLKISYDALDDRTKQIFLDIACFFIDHDKRYPSYMWEACDFEPKMELKVFVHLSMVKIIKYFGMKKLWMHDQLWDLGRKIITNESLKDIVRRSRLWRPEDALKVLQQDEDKPNIEMLRVRSFDYSEDAGDGYILTQKELSSLRSLRYLECSGANFSGRLEHLLPKLMWLSWRRCPEKFMGTGLCLGNLVILDLSCSSISETWGGWNQIGTGNSLKVLDLRNCHCLTKTPDLSKYSTLERLILCQCTNLVEIHPSIGKLRCLKELDLEFCFSLEGLPEELCCPELIGTRITELPDTIGNLKKLARLDLSETRITELPDSIGNLKKLRVIKMAGIEIKELPSSIGMLKRLEVLDAERCESLAKIPSTIGGLTCLRVLNLKETSVCRLPPKLPTSLIELHVSSISLPRLYPSGQIRPSKLRGVAKLHKIADLTLDIHMMKLPR, encoded by the exons ATGTCTGCAGGACCCATTATTGACAAAAGAACCAAGTTTGGTTCCTTTAATTGGAATAGATGTCTGGGAACACGCGTGCTATCTGCAG CTGGAAAAATCAAGGGATGGGAACTGATGGGTCAAGG CTATGGAGAATTTGCTAGGTCCTTTGCCAGAGAGGTTTCCATGAAGTTGAAGGTGAAGCATAAATGTGTGACGGACTATCTAGTCCAAAGGGATGATCAAGTGGAAGGTCTCATGGAGCTTTTAGATATTGAATCAACTGAAGTACGTTTTGTTGGGATCCATGGGATGGGCGGGATTGGAAAAACTACTCTAGCCAAGCTTGTCTTCAATAAGCTCTTGGGTCGTTTTGAGAAGTGTAGCTTCCTTGCTGATGTTCGAAGTAAGGGTATTGAACTTTTGCAGAAACAACTGCTGGACAATCTTGGTCTCGGATCAGGGGAAATTATGGATGTGGATGATGGGATCATAAGGATGAGAGAAAGACTTGCCCATAAGAAAGTTCTAATTGTTCTTGATGATGTAGATCACAGGAATCAGATACAGAAGCTAGCGGGGGATGCTAGTTGGTTCGGTTCTGGAAGCAGAATTCTTATCACTACCCGGGACCAGCGTGTTGTACAGAGATTTCACATTTTGGAAGTGGAGGAAATGAAACCTGAAGAAGCTCTTCGACTTTTCAGCATGCATGCCTTTGAAAAGGACTCCCCTCCGAACGGTGACTACCTCAGACTCGCAAAGGAGGCTATTAAAAGTAGCGGCCGACTTCCTTTGGCTTTGGAGGTCATAGGTTCATTTCTTCGGGACAAGCGTCCTAAAGAATGGGTTGACACAATCAACAGGTTGGAGAGGGTACCTCACCCAGATGTCCAAGAAAAGCTAAAGATTAGCTATGACGCTTTAGATGATAGGACAAAACAGATATTTCTCGACATTGCGTGTTTTTTCATCGACCATGACAAAAGATATCCGAGTTACATGTGGGAAGCTTGTGATTTCGAACCAAAGATGGAGCTGAAAGTGTTCGTCCACCTGTCCATggtaaaaatcataaaatacttcggaatgaaaaaattatggaTGCACGATCAGCTGTGGGACCTCGGAAGGAAAATCATCACTAATGAGAGTCTCAAGGACATTGTAAGGCGCAGCAGATTATGGAGGCCCGAGGATGCTTTAAAAGTGCTCCAGCAAGACGAG GACAAACCAAACATTGAGATGCTGCGCGTTCGCTCTTTTGATTACTCAGAAGATGCGGGAGATGGATACATCTTAACGCAGAAAGAACTTTCAAGTCTCCGAAGCTTGAGATATCTGGAATGCTCTGGAGCAAACTTTTCAGGACGCCTGGAGCATCTTCTGCCGAAGCTAATGTGGCTTTCTTGGCGACGTTGTCCTGAGAAATTCATGGGAACTGGTTTATGCTTGGGGAATCTTGTCATTCTTGACCTCTCGTGCAGTTCTATAAGCGAAACTTGGGGTGGATGGAACCAGATTGGG ACGGGAAACAGCTTGAAAGTTCTCGACCTTCGCAATTGCCATTGCTTGACAAAAACGCCCGATTTGTCTAAGTATTCGACTCTAGAGAGGTTGATTCTTTGCCAATGCACGAACCTGGTTGAAATACATCCATCGATCGGTAAGTTGAGATGCCTAAAAGAATTGGATCTCGAGTTTTGCTTTTCTCTGGAAGGCTTGCCCGAAGAATTGTGTTGTCCAGAATTAATTG GGACACGAATTACTGAACTACCTGATACTATTGGGAATCTAAAGAAGCTGGCTAGGCTGGATCTATCGGAGACACGAATTACTGAACTACCTGATTCTATTGGGAATCTAAAGAAGTTGAGAGTGATCAAGATGGCAGGAATTGAGATTAAGGAGTTGCCGTCCTCCATCGGGATGCTGAAGAGGCTTGAAGTGCTGGATGCTGAGCGGTGTGAATCACTCGCAAAGATTCCATCAACAATCGGGGGGCTCACCTGCTTGAGGGTCTTGAATTTAAAAGAAACCAGTGTCTGTCGATTGCCGCCAAAGCTTCCCACCAGTTTGATCGAACTACATGTCTCATCAATTTCACTGCCAAGATTGTATCCATCAGGCCAAATACGACCTTCCAAGTTGAGGGGGGTCGCGAAGCTTCACAAAATAGCGGATTTGACATTGG ATATCCACATGATGAAGCTGCCGCGGTAG
- the LOC116187970 gene encoding TMV resistance protein N-like isoform X2: protein MGQGYGEFARSFAREVSMKLKVKHKCVTDYLVQRDDQVEGLMELLDIESTEVRFVGIHGMGGIGKTTLAKLVFNKLLGRFEKCSFLADVRSKGIELLQKQLLDNLGLGSGEIMDVDDGIIRMRERLAHKKVLIVLDDVDHRNQIQKLAGDASWFGSGSRILITTRDQRVVQRFHILEVEEMKPEEALRLFSMHAFEKDSPPNGDYLRLAKEAIKSSGRLPLALEVIGSFLRDKRPKEWVDTINRLERVPHPDVQEKLKISYDALDDRTKQIFLDIACFFIDHDKRYPSYMWEACDFEPKMELKVFVHLSMVKIIKYFGMKKLWMHDQLWDLGRKIITNESLKDIVRRSRLWRPEDALKVLQQDEDKPNIEMLRVRSFDYSEDAGDGYILTQKELSSLRSLRYLECSGANFSGRLEHLLPKLMWLSWRRCPEKFMGTGLCLGNLVILDLSCSSISETWGGWNQIGTGNSLKVLDLRNCHCLTKTPDLSKYSTLERLILCQCTNLVEIHPSIGKLRCLKELDLEFCFSLEGLPEELCCPELIDIDTAKLPQRIGRLGKLEILNLYKCRSLEEISDSLGNLRSLSDLDMLGTRITELPDTIGNLKKLARLDLSETRITELPDSIGNLKKLRVIKMAGIEIKELPSSIGMLKRLEVLDAERCESLAKIPSTIGGLTCLRVLNLKETSVCRLPPKLPTSLIELHVSSISLPRLYPSGQIRPSKLRGVAKLHKIADLTLDIHMMKLPR from the exons ATGGGTCAAGG CTATGGAGAATTTGCTAGGTCCTTTGCCAGAGAGGTTTCCATGAAGTTGAAGGTGAAGCATAAATGTGTGACGGACTATCTAGTCCAAAGGGATGATCAAGTGGAAGGTCTCATGGAGCTTTTAGATATTGAATCAACTGAAGTACGTTTTGTTGGGATCCATGGGATGGGCGGGATTGGAAAAACTACTCTAGCCAAGCTTGTCTTCAATAAGCTCTTGGGTCGTTTTGAGAAGTGTAGCTTCCTTGCTGATGTTCGAAGTAAGGGTATTGAACTTTTGCAGAAACAACTGCTGGACAATCTTGGTCTCGGATCAGGGGAAATTATGGATGTGGATGATGGGATCATAAGGATGAGAGAAAGACTTGCCCATAAGAAAGTTCTAATTGTTCTTGATGATGTAGATCACAGGAATCAGATACAGAAGCTAGCGGGGGATGCTAGTTGGTTCGGTTCTGGAAGCAGAATTCTTATCACTACCCGGGACCAGCGTGTTGTACAGAGATTTCACATTTTGGAAGTGGAGGAAATGAAACCTGAAGAAGCTCTTCGACTTTTCAGCATGCATGCCTTTGAAAAGGACTCCCCTCCGAACGGTGACTACCTCAGACTCGCAAAGGAGGCTATTAAAAGTAGCGGCCGACTTCCTTTGGCTTTGGAGGTCATAGGTTCATTTCTTCGGGACAAGCGTCCTAAAGAATGGGTTGACACAATCAACAGGTTGGAGAGGGTACCTCACCCAGATGTCCAAGAAAAGCTAAAGATTAGCTATGACGCTTTAGATGATAGGACAAAACAGATATTTCTCGACATTGCGTGTTTTTTCATCGACCATGACAAAAGATATCCGAGTTACATGTGGGAAGCTTGTGATTTCGAACCAAAGATGGAGCTGAAAGTGTTCGTCCACCTGTCCATggtaaaaatcataaaatacttcggaatgaaaaaattatggaTGCACGATCAGCTGTGGGACCTCGGAAGGAAAATCATCACTAATGAGAGTCTCAAGGACATTGTAAGGCGCAGCAGATTATGGAGGCCCGAGGATGCTTTAAAAGTGCTCCAGCAAGACGAG GACAAACCAAACATTGAGATGCTGCGCGTTCGCTCTTTTGATTACTCAGAAGATGCGGGAGATGGATACATCTTAACGCAGAAAGAACTTTCAAGTCTCCGAAGCTTGAGATATCTGGAATGCTCTGGAGCAAACTTTTCAGGACGCCTGGAGCATCTTCTGCCGAAGCTAATGTGGCTTTCTTGGCGACGTTGTCCTGAGAAATTCATGGGAACTGGTTTATGCTTGGGGAATCTTGTCATTCTTGACCTCTCGTGCAGTTCTATAAGCGAAACTTGGGGTGGATGGAACCAGATTGGG ACGGGAAACAGCTTGAAAGTTCTCGACCTTCGCAATTGCCATTGCTTGACAAAAACGCCCGATTTGTCTAAGTATTCGACTCTAGAGAGGTTGATTCTTTGCCAATGCACGAACCTGGTTGAAATACATCCATCGATCGGTAAGTTGAGATGCCTAAAAGAATTGGATCTCGAGTTTTGCTTTTCTCTGGAAGGCTTGCCCGAAGAATTGTGTTGTCCAGAATTAATTG ATATAGACACTGCCAAATTACCTCAGAGAATTGGACGACTAGGGAAGCTTGAGATcctcaatttatataaatgtAGATCGCTGGAGGAAATTTCAGATTCACTGGGGAATCTAAGATCACTATCTGATTTGGATATGTTAGGGACACGAATTACTGAACTACCTGATACTATTGGGAATCTAAAGAAGCTGGCTAGGCTGGATCTATCGGAGACACGAATTACTGAACTACCTGATTCTATTGGGAATCTAAAGAAGTTGAGAGTGATCAAGATGGCAGGAATTGAGATTAAGGAGTTGCCGTCCTCCATCGGGATGCTGAAGAGGCTTGAAGTGCTGGATGCTGAGCGGTGTGAATCACTCGCAAAGATTCCATCAACAATCGGGGGGCTCACCTGCTTGAGGGTCTTGAATTTAAAAGAAACCAGTGTCTGTCGATTGCCGCCAAAGCTTCCCACCAGTTTGATCGAACTACATGTCTCATCAATTTCACTGCCAAGATTGTATCCATCAGGCCAAATACGACCTTCCAAGTTGAGGGGGGTCGCGAAGCTTCACAAAATAGCGGATTTGACATTGG ATATCCACATGATGAAGCTGCCGCGGTAG